ATCAAGGACAACGAATCTTCCCAACATAGTTATAGTGTAAGAGCTTGGCACAATTGGTATTTTAGAttgattaaaaatgaataaaaagtgTGATATGAGTTAAAGGTTATACACCACAAAATGCAATATCTTTGACCTCCCGCCTGCTGCAATTGATGTATCCAAATGCCACTCGTTTGAATTCAcctattaaatttaaaaaaataagaagatgctttaaaataaataaacaaaatggaGGATGAGACCGCAATCCTACAACTCTAGACTGGataaagtgtgaaaaaaatgcataacCGTGTGTAGTGTGGGAAACAGGCAAAGTGAGTAAACAAATAGAGACAGATATAAATTCAATACGAATAACGAAAACGTTAAGCCTGATAGAAGGAGGGATAAATCACCAACGAGcatctatcttttttttcttttgaaggtGGGGGAGAGAATagtaaactaaaaactaaaagaaccATACAAAAAAGGGAAGATCTTTAGTGTTGAAGATGTAGCTTTCCTGCTTGTTGTCCCAGTAAGAAAAGGAGGAGGTTGGCGTATGATATAAAACCTGGTCAGTGAATGGCAATTGGATTAGACTGAATACCTTGTCCGTGTATTTTCAAGGATTCtggaaaatattgaattagttGAAAAACAGGAGAGTGAATGAACTGACAATAAGCCTTCCATGAGGAACATCATACCTGGCTCTCAACTGAGACATTTGCTATAGGTGTTAATTCCTCGATTAAAGGTTTCAATATAACTTCATCTACTTTTTGAAAATCCCTACGAAATAGCAGAGATTCATAATAGACAGACTGCAAAAACTAATGTACGAAAATTGCCTATAACTAGGAATATAATTCTCAATGgcagaaatgaaaaatatcttAAGCAGTCTAGTCATCAGAGCTGTTACAGCAGTCTCTGATATTGGGATTGTTGATAATTTAGGAATAGAAATGACTTCAAGTATTTAGGAAGGGAGATATGTGAGGTTTGAGAGTGACAGACTGTATGTGTCTAATTGtcttcattctttctttatctTGACTAGTTGGAAAGCtttaaattaactattaaaGCTTCTAAAATTGGAATGGGCAGCAAGCATCAAGAAGTCAATCCAAAATCATTCTAGCTATAGTTTCTAAGGATGAACAGAGAATCAAGAGTTACTAAACTAGCAATCTGCATGAAATATTCCCCACTTATCATGAGAAAAACTGGCAGAATTGTTAAATTCTCTATACGGTCTAATCCAATCAAGATATACTATTCAACACTGAAGCTATACCAAAAATCATCACCATAACGGGCCTAGACAATGACTTCTACATCATGATGCCAGTATGATCAACAAGAATTCAGGCCAAAGGAAGATGATACTAAAGAGAGCAACATACCAGTCATAAATCCAATCATCTGGATCTGcattcaacaaattaaaagaaagaaaaatctttcCATCAGCACCAACAGGCATAAACTCCCCGGGAATTAACCCATCCTCCGTTCCACCATTACCAAACAACTTAACAAAAGTTTCTGCTACTTTTGCTATGGCTTCCGCCTCTGAAACCCTCCCAACAATCCAACCATGACGATATTTTCCGATGGTAGCCTTCACATTCTCGCCCTTGTTCATAACCACTACACTATAAACTCTCCCACCAGAAGCTGGCTTATAACAACCTCCCAGAGCAACCTCCAAGAAATCATCGGCACTTTGAAGCCCATTTTCCAAAGAAGCAGCAAAATCAGAAGCACTGAGAGCTCCACAACGCCAAGAACACGAGGATGCGTCAGTGCGCGTCTGTGAGCAATCAGAACCCGATTCTATAACTACAGAGACAGCATAGTTGTTGCTGCAACTGCCACAAAGTGAGGATTTAGAAGAAAGTTTAGTCATCTCATCGAGGATAGACGATTTTAGCTGCTCGGCTCTAGAAGCCATGGaatcaaatccaaaaaatataaCCCGAAAAGTACAGGGAAATTGCAACGGTGACGATTCTATATGAGAGGAGAGGGCATCGATGTCCTTGAACGGAAGTGGCGCGCGGTAGATTTCAACGGATTTCCATAGAAATGGAAGACCTGCAATAGAAAATCGCATGAATCATAGAGTGAACGAGATATTAACGATCACATGTGTTCCCATAGATAGGGAGAGAGAGAGCGTGAGACCTAAGAGGAAAGAGGAGAAGACGGAGATAGTAAGAATTAGGCGCTTGAATCCAGGCTTAGTGTTCCGCATGGTTTTGGGGTCGAACTGTGAAAGTCCGGCCTCCGATGATCCGGAGTCAAGTTGTGGAGGTTTCGAAGGTTCTGAGATTTCCGCCATTGCTGAATCAAACGGAAGTTGGGCTGGGTTACCGAGGCAGCTAAAGCTAATGCATAGAAGCTTAGCCGAAGATCACCTAATTTCCACTTCCAATTGTTAGCGTAATTAGGAGTTTTTTCATAGACCGGACGCGATGCGACTTAACATGCACACCTTGGTTAAAACGCATATAGTAAGTGAATGGATGAATTTACATGCTTAAATATCCGAGCTAGCTACTACTTGGCTTCGACTATTCCACATTAGAaagatattgttatatacattaatttttagtCTAGTCAACAAGTTTTATTATGCAGTTGTTGCACTTTCAGGTGTTTCACAAGTGTCCATCAAGTGTCCAACACGTATGGGACATTAACACACTAGCAAAACTAAGTTGTAGAGATGACACATTCTCGAACATGTAAATCACTCCTGAGTAActcctaaatatataatagaacTAGGTAATTCGTTTCCGATTCATCTATCCATCCATTTGACAAGATATTACTGCCAtgtttttctcaatttccCTTTTTGACGGACAAAACAAGAGGCATAAATGAAGGGAAAGCAAAATCAATaagaatttgttttgattgattttaaaaaatatatttattaaaaagctctatttaaaataaacttcaaaagttGTGAtctacttctttttaaaataacttaaatcttaaattaacACTTAAGAACATATTTACTAAacgaaaagaaataaaaatacaagCATGTTTGAAAGAGTTGGGTATCTCTCCCACCACAATTACTATACCTTCTCCCTATTATACACCTACACAACATATACGGTCATTACTATTACTAGtacaacaaaattagaaaaagaacacATCTCTCACCATCATCCTATGTTACATGTTCAATAGGTTAGCATACAAACTAATaagtattataaataaatagatgtCCATCTTTAGTGTTTATTGTCAAATGTCAAAATATGACCATTCCATTTGTTGTTTATGTGTCTCAAGATAATACATTCTTAGTGTCCATGTAATCAATCATCTACTTGTCATTTTATCTAGAGGTCTTTGATGGATCTTGCAAGACACATAACATTGGGGAAAGATCCTACAACTTTGAAGACATTGAAAAATTTGAGTGTTTTTAAGAGTAtcattttagtaattttgttgtttatttaattgttatattattattatattatattttatatccATGTTTCGATTGTATGTCGTTGTCCTCGTCGATTtcataacaataaataaaagacattttttaGGAAACAAGTTAGTAAAATTGGGAACAAAAGGAGagaacaaaagtaaaaagaaagagatcatgagaagagaaatagaaatagaaaggaaaatttaGGTAGTAAAttgaaacttcaaattaatgtatcgaaaaagtagaaatagttggagaaattttgaatataatatgaaCTATGAGTGTTCACGGTTCCATTCGGTTcgatttaaaattgaaaccaCACCGAATtgcaaaatgcaaaaaaaaaaaaaaaaaacatcaaaaatCGAATCATATCGTCCATCTATGTCAAATCGAATTGAAACCAAACCACATATGCTGTTTGATTTCAATTcagttttaaactttttatgaacattatatataaataaaaatgtgatatttCATACGGGTTTATCGGAGATTGAGGAATTTCTTGGggtttgtttaatttggttttgatGATGAGTTGTTCTTCAAGATTGCAATAGGCATTCTCAAACAAGGTTTCTGTTGTTCCACAATTGTTGTTTTTCAAGGCTTCTCAAGATGAGAagtaaaggaaaattattgttgaatCACTTGTTTCTTTAGACACTCTATGAGACTCGTGCTTCATAGAAGGGTCATTGTggtagatattttttttagttttgatgaaGGTTTTGACAAAAGAAGGTTGATCTCGGGGCTGTAGCAAATCGAGATGAAAAACATAAGGAATTTAGAGTTAAATCTTGGGTAGTCATGTGGAATCCATGGTaagattgaaaacaaatgtgTAATATGGACAATCTCAGTGCTTGTTCAACTGAGATTGGATGTAGACCTCAGACAATCTCTGACACGAGTCTGCCCGAGATTGAaggtaaaagagaaaatttaaaaggttCTCGAAACTATACCGATCGAGActagaaacataaaagagtTCAATTAGTGATCTCAAACTTATTCCAGCTGAGAGaactataatttatttgtaattcacttttcatttcatcattttctatcTTTGATCATGCTCTAGAGTTTTTGTGTAACTAATGAACCATAacaaatggtttttttttatgataattctttaagtttggttttttattataatgtagCCACAAATAAGTCTATCCAATATGCAATGGCAGTTTACCTTATAAACCATATTGTTCTCTTTTGTTGAAGGGTTTGAGGAGATTGTGTGTCGTCCACGTCTATCTAGTATCGTCTTCGTCCACCTTTTCTCTATGGCTCTGCCTCTACCCTAAGTTATACACTTAtacttatttgtttaattatatatatatatatatatatatatatatatatatattcaaaaattgtcgaaaataacaaatttaacaaaatatttacatcctatagtaaaattttcagattctatcaataatagacattgatagacactaataTTCTTCTATCACTGGCATTGATAAacaatgatagaagtttatcaatttctatcattgattgAATCCAAAAGTTTGctatagcttataaatattttaatttattttgttatttttaaaaatgttcatttttttaaaaaaataaagcgGTTCGATTCGGTTTTAGAATCAATTTGTTATCTTAAACCGAACCAAATCACATATgaaatgatttcaatttaacACAAACCAAAGTTAAATCGCATGCATTCGTTTGCGATTTggttttcaactatttttttaccACCCCTAATATGAAATGAATACACTAGCACACTGATTACAccttaattgaaaaataaatacatataataatgtataatatttatacTCAAACTTAAGTCAGATGAAGTACTAAGGCTTATATGTGAATATTTCTTCTCGCTAATTTTTAATAAGCATGTTTAGTCTAGAAATtagtttctaaattatttttgccaatatatttgatatttttaagatTCCAAttgaattaagtttatagTTCTAATTAAATCTTCCCGTGTTAGAACTTTTATCCTTTCATCGAGGATATAACATGTCCAAGAAACACTACTTTGGTTCAGCCAAAATTCGCACTTACTGAATTTCGTAAATAACTTTTCCACTCCGCTCGATTGTTGCACCTTGCAAACAATGGAAGGTGTGCCGCCTAGACACTCAACACATTTTTCCCTCGAAATGACACATGAAACATCTAGTAAGTGGAGCGActtagtaatttaaaatttacatgcAGAAGATGACTTCGAAGAAAGGAGAACCCTCAATAATTAGTAGTTATTATAGTACATTTGACCATGGGTATAGAAGTCCCTtcaaaaggaataaaataCAGACTGACTTGACTTAGTCACCTAAGCCCCTACATGTTATACGAAAAGACAATGACTACTACCAAGATGATGCAATTTCAAGGCACAAAAGGCGATCACGACTGCAAGTTCAATGCTAGATGTCCTTCGCTACCTGAGGGtaaaacaaaagttcaaaagtttGGATGAAAATGCATAGTGAGTGGggtcttttattatttaacaagTCAAAGTGTCGTGCAACCTCATAATTTAGCATAAGAAAACTAGCCATTTCAAAGATTAACTTCTCATTTCGAAATTCTCCACACAACATGCCTTAAGCATACTAAATATTCATCttataaaatcattatatACATTTGGTTTAAACATTTGTACCATTTTTCCTTGACTCAAGTGTTCACCATACTTTTTTGCCCAATTGCGGTCATGCAGAGTAAACTCAACACATATAatgattttcatatatttcactGTGCATTACGCGCCTTCCAATGCTAGATCACACAGTAGGCAAATGACATCTCATACCAGATCACACAACATAAATAAGACATTCTATTCCAGATCACACAGTAGAAATAAAACATCTTACCCCAGATCACATAACAAGGATAAGGCATCATCAAGGTaacaaaacataatattaaatCTCAACATTTAAACAGTATCCAGAACGTTAAACCACATTATTCCAACATAAAGTCATTCAAAGGGCATATTATtacacaatttctttttattggtgAACTTGCTCACGACGATGTTGGAAAAACatgtgaaaattttcacataGTTCATAAACTCGGAAGAAGCTAGTAAAGCATTAAATAAGAATTGGAAACTCCTccataaattcaaaaacttttaGTAAGAAAATTACTCACTGTTACGGTCAACTTGTTTAGCTCCTCCGACCAAGGTTccttttttgggttttggaatCCTAATCGAAATGAACTTGTCCCTCTACCTCAAAACCTtaacaactttcaatttctctcttaACAAGATGAGGGTAAGGAGTATTTTCAGATGACTCATACTCTCTATTTATAGATCTTTCAAGGTGAGTCTTTTTACACATAAATGATTTCTCTAAATGACGGCGGAAAGTGGCTCAATCCAGGAATGCTATGTGCCTTTGTCACTCCTTATCTTTAACTTAGTTTGGGCAGTCAAGTTCCATCAATCATCGACCTACTATCTTTTGCATCACATCATCGTCCCTAAGTGAAGTAGACTGACTTTACTCATCCAATCGCCGCACCCTCTTTTTGTGTCAGGATTCTTATCGTGATTTAGTCATAACTGACATTTTCACGAACATAAAATTTCTTCGTGTATCATTCTTATCGCAAGGCTTTCATCGGGTTGTCTATATACGATTAGGGTCTTACAATAATACGTtacagatatatatataacataaaaagtaGGTGTAAATAATCATACCAAGTCACCAAAACAATGCTCAAATGTGAAATAGcatgaaaaaaatggtcttGCTTGCCTGGAAGATActgataaaagaaagaaaaaggagaagaaaaaaagggagagagaaacaCAGTtcagaaatttaattaattcaatcatATTGTAGTTACAAGTTATCAATTACATATAAAGATTAGATAAGGATTATATTGACAGCCTAGTAATAATTAGATGCATGATGTACCTTCTATTTATTCCTCATCTCTCCACTACacgaaaataaaattacaacttatttttttaaaagtaacttttaattttacaatttatttttttaaaagtaaattttaattttatttttaggtgGTAGATGGTAGAAAGATGAGAAAATACATAGATGAGTACATCATGGATGCACAAATTTTTtacctattttttatttgatccaTATCTTGACATAAGATGTTTGATAGAGAAacaattgaaatgaaattccCTAGAAATATTGATACGGAGATCAACTAAAACAAGacgataataaaaaaaaaattgttaaataactTAAGTATAGTTTGATAACCAattcgttttttttattattattatttgattaaatctcTTGTTTTGATATCTACTTCTTGCCCATGTTTAAAAAAAGCAAGTCAAGAcctgaaaactaaaaaaccttatctttgttttttaaaattaaccaaGATGAAAGGGTTACCAAATAAAATGttagtaaataattttaaacattaacaTACTGACTTTTTAACTTAACGTTCAACCTAACAAAGACTCTATATGCATGATTTTTGTAATagtttagaaatagaaaagcATGTTAAGGGAAATAGGGTGATGCCACTAATGGGGCCAATAAACAAACTTTATTCACTTTCCTCGAATAGAAACGAATATTCtgaaactaaataatttataatctaaGAATAAATCATCCTATGTGGTGTGCTCTCTGAGTCTTCTCTCAGCTGCTATAGTAGCAGCCATAGAAGGAGCCAACTGCCTTAGCGTTTCACTTCCCTTGTCATCATTTTCCCCCAATGGTGATGCTTTGGATGCAAACAGAGACTCAACTTCTTTAAGCGTCAAAAAGGGCTGATCTTGATTCTTTGCATTTCCAGTGATGAAAGAAGAGCTCTCTCTGCTTCTGTTTAGCTTGTATATGCTCTCTTCCACTGTATCTTTAACCTATAATAACCCCAAAAAGTGTTAAATCTGATGAACCGGTGTTTGTTGAGTGATGAAGGATTGATATATGCATAATATTATACATGCAGGTGTTTGTTGAGTGTTGTTAAATCTATGGTCTGGTGAAATCTCTAAAATGACTGTAAAAGAGGAAATTGTACATACTATGAATCGGTGTACGAACGTCTTATTTTCTTGTCCAATTCGGTGTACCCTGCTAATTGCTTGCGCTTCTGCAGCTGGATTGAGAAGTGGTTCCACGAGGACAACATGTTGAGCTTCCAGAAGGTTTAGGCCATTAGCTCCATGTTGAATCAAGAGCAATAGAACCTGAGCAGATCTTAATTCTGGCAAGTCTGTCGATAGtcgtttctttttattttcttttgcattgATCTTCTGTCCTCTAAATTCACTAATGGCTGTTTGAGATTTTCTGCATTTGCAAAGCCCAATCATCAATATTATTACGTATAATGTGCAAGAGCAGAAAACGTAGCTACACTGCCAGGTCTGGAATTTGAGTAATTCAA
This DNA window, taken from Cucumis sativus cultivar 9930 chromosome 6, Cucumber_9930_V3, whole genome shotgun sequence, encodes the following:
- the LOC101216305 gene encoding GPI transamidase component PIG-S, encoding MAEISEPSKPPQLDSGSSEAGLSQFDPKTMRNTKPGFKRLILTISVFSSFLLGLPFLWKSVEIYRAPLPFKDIDALSSHIESSPLQFPCTFRVIFFGFDSMASRAEQLKSSILDEMTKLSSKSSLCGSCSNNYAVSVVIESGSDCSQTRTDASSCSWRCGALSASDFAASLENGLQSADDFLEVALGGCYKPASGGRVYSVVVMNKGENVKATIGKYRHGWIVGRVSEAEAIAKVAETFVKLFGNGGTEDGLIPGEFMPVGADGKIFLSFNLLNADPDDWIYDWDFQKVDEVILKPLIEELTPIANVSVESQVLYHTPTSSFSYWDNKQESYIFNTKDLPFFVNSNEWHLDTSIAAGGRSKILHFVVYIPSARECPLLLQLPDGQISETNGFISPTWGGVIVWNPKGCLRDHESKLLHRHMILYPELEKIVEVFLGQFRQLFGLKSNPQHVGLSGTFNILTSQKGFTEWEMDFLSRQHSCFNLHSCASSLGSLSRLVQSLPRMIIIDEIGKQVKYSLEAANLAQKNASMGVFDAAAISSRQARSLAEDAFFHPSIMSVSYFSFEHCFAVYSPFFLPVALHVILAAVREWKRYKQEHKKYIAFLAKPKQS